Proteins from a single region of Pseudarthrobacter sp. NIBRBAC000502772:
- a CDS encoding extracellular solute-binding protein, whose amino-acid sequence MTGATTGRLREITRRTALGALGAGIVGATVASWPRLSGSDIPGRGDNSLSIAIMGTAADAAARQRAIDAFTRLHPDIRVKVQAIQAVDWKDFFTKILTMVAAGTPPDVVYVATEGAQLFADKLAHPLDEYLRRDAADMAEFFADVHPSLVEAFMYKGSLFQLPMDWNAANMYYNTTAFAQAGLERPADDWTHVDFRNSLAAMRKARPTDFTPYYWTNRLFGGVVPWLYANDTSFLKETRSTGGDWLWDSFYANDPSRNLRSGGYQWLEPNADDPRVFETFDYLRGLVKDGLGVRPEEGGGSSLVGLFASNRIGTTPAGGYWVQGLHEAGMKENDYDVAFFPKWRSQRHQFGTAGYAIMKTAKDKDAAWEWIKFSASREAMELIFPNPVTTPARRSMVNEALYSGKGPAHWKVFYDTLDKYPTTGPIPAPPQQAAVETALMKNVSLAVSGDERQLKQALESMQRDLELALRRQS is encoded by the coding sequence ATGACCGGTGCCACGACTGGCCGTCTGCGTGAAATCACACGCCGGACCGCCCTGGGTGCCCTGGGAGCAGGAATTGTGGGAGCAACGGTGGCATCGTGGCCCCGGCTCTCCGGATCCGATATTCCCGGGCGGGGCGACAACAGCCTCAGCATTGCCATCATGGGTACAGCCGCCGATGCCGCAGCGCGCCAGCGCGCCATCGACGCGTTCACCCGACTCCACCCGGACATCCGGGTCAAGGTCCAGGCCATCCAGGCCGTGGACTGGAAAGACTTCTTCACCAAGATCCTCACCATGGTGGCCGCCGGCACCCCGCCCGACGTCGTCTACGTCGCCACCGAGGGCGCGCAGCTGTTCGCGGACAAGCTGGCCCACCCGCTGGACGAATACCTGCGCCGCGACGCCGCGGACATGGCCGAGTTCTTCGCCGACGTCCACCCCAGCCTGGTGGAGGCCTTTATGTACAAGGGCAGCCTCTTCCAGCTCCCCATGGACTGGAACGCCGCCAACATGTACTACAACACCACCGCCTTCGCGCAGGCAGGGCTTGAACGCCCGGCGGACGACTGGACCCACGTGGACTTCCGCAACAGCCTCGCCGCCATGCGCAAGGCCCGGCCCACCGACTTCACGCCCTACTACTGGACCAACCGGCTCTTCGGCGGCGTGGTGCCCTGGCTCTACGCCAACGACACCAGCTTCCTGAAGGAGACCCGCTCCACCGGCGGGGACTGGCTCTGGGACTCCTTCTACGCCAACGACCCCTCCCGCAACCTGCGCTCCGGCGGCTACCAGTGGCTGGAACCCAACGCCGACGACCCCCGCGTCTTCGAGACCTTCGACTACCTCCGCGGCCTGGTCAAGGACGGCCTCGGCGTCCGGCCCGAAGAAGGCGGCGGCAGCTCCCTGGTGGGGCTCTTCGCCTCCAACCGGATCGGCACCACCCCGGCCGGCGGCTACTGGGTCCAGGGCCTGCACGAGGCCGGCATGAAGGAGAACGACTACGACGTCGCGTTCTTCCCCAAGTGGCGGAGCCAGCGGCACCAGTTCGGCACGGCCGGCTACGCCATTATGAAAACCGCCAAGGACAAGGACGCCGCCTGGGAATGGATCAAGTTCAGTGCCAGCCGCGAAGCTATGGAGCTGATCTTCCCCAACCCGGTCACCACCCCCGCCCGCCGCTCCATGGTCAACGAGGCGCTGTATTCGGGGAAGGGCCCGGCGCACTGGAAGGTCTTCTACGACACGCTGGACAAGTACCCCACCACCGGCCCCATCCCGGCACCGCCCCAGCAGGCCGCCGTCGAAACGGCCCTGATGAAAAACGTCTCGCTGGCCGTCAGCGGCGACGAGCGCCAGCTCAAGCAGGCCCTCGAGTCCATGCAGCGCGATCTTGAACTGGCCCTGAGGAGGCAGTCATGA
- a CDS encoding phosphatase PAP2 family protein, translated as MTIPRQAPPRTPARPSPGSGFMFAFAWLACVVGLIATYYYFVQTTTGQFIDESALVEAMDIHGPAGKAATEFLDWLPTISLVVAAVVVLFVTVIRRRWSAAGIAVTACIGANIATQVLKEVLPARPDKGVVTLELNSLPSGHTTLAASAAAAVFLMASPRWRPLAGFVGGTFAIASGVSTLINQWHRPADVVAAFLLVGAFMIPAGWLIVRNGAAWNVWDGFDKHVGSAKIWLTLPVVIGLASAGVAVYSLAKIAAGPLQDDSTTNYFWAGISLIVIAGYLATVATTSLFAYAARRRDAPTR; from the coding sequence ATGACCATTCCACGCCAGGCACCACCGCGGACCCCGGCACGCCCCTCCCCGGGCTCCGGCTTTATGTTCGCGTTCGCCTGGCTCGCCTGCGTTGTCGGCCTGATCGCCACGTACTACTACTTCGTCCAGACCACAACGGGCCAGTTCATCGATGAATCCGCGCTGGTTGAAGCCATGGACATCCACGGGCCGGCGGGCAAGGCAGCCACCGAATTCCTGGACTGGCTGCCCACCATCTCGCTGGTGGTGGCCGCCGTCGTGGTTCTGTTTGTCACGGTGATCCGACGGCGGTGGTCGGCTGCCGGGATCGCAGTCACCGCGTGCATCGGCGCGAATATCGCCACGCAGGTCCTGAAGGAAGTGCTGCCCGCCCGCCCGGACAAGGGTGTGGTGACGCTGGAGCTGAACTCGCTGCCGTCCGGTCACACCACTCTGGCCGCGTCGGCTGCGGCGGCGGTGTTCCTGATGGCCTCGCCGCGGTGGCGTCCGCTGGCCGGTTTTGTGGGCGGCACTTTCGCCATCGCATCCGGGGTTTCCACCCTGATCAACCAGTGGCACCGCCCGGCCGACGTCGTCGCAGCTTTCCTCCTGGTGGGCGCGTTTATGATCCCCGCCGGCTGGCTGATCGTCCGGAACGGCGCGGCGTGGAACGTGTGGGACGGCTTCGACAAGCACGTGGGCTCGGCAAAGATCTGGCTCACGCTGCCGGTGGTGATCGGGCTGGCTTCCGCGGGGGTGGCCGTGTATTCGCTGGCCAAGATCGCCGCGGGGCCGCTCCAGGATGACAGCACCACCAACTACTTCTGGGCCGGGATCTCGCTCATCGTGATCGCCGGGTACCTGGCCACCGTGGCCACCACGTCACTGTTCGCATATGCCGCACGACGGCGGGACGCACCAACGCGCTGA
- a CDS encoding SRPBCC family protein, which translates to MAQASSSTMDVTFPSDTEILITRTLNAPPHLVYRAWTTPELVKKWWPGRRGEMTVAVMDFRVGGAWRYVMVAHGEFEVAFHGIYREIVPNERIVHTEVMEMPGTAPDSEEGAVLNTVTFDGADGGATTVRIRTDAGSKEVRDLIAQSGMEGGVREQFEIIEELAASLT; encoded by the coding sequence ATGGCACAGGCAAGCAGCAGCACCATGGATGTGACGTTCCCCAGCGACACGGAAATCCTGATCACGCGGACCCTCAACGCGCCCCCGCACCTCGTTTACCGGGCATGGACCACGCCGGAACTCGTCAAGAAATGGTGGCCGGGCCGGCGCGGTGAGATGACCGTGGCGGTGATGGACTTCCGCGTTGGCGGCGCGTGGCGTTACGTCATGGTGGCGCACGGCGAATTCGAGGTGGCCTTCCACGGCATATACCGCGAGATTGTGCCCAACGAGCGGATCGTCCACACGGAGGTCATGGAGATGCCGGGCACCGCGCCGGACAGCGAGGAAGGCGCCGTGCTCAATACGGTCACCTTTGACGGGGCCGACGGCGGCGCCACCACCGTGCGGATCCGCACCGATGCGGGGAGCAAGGAAGTCCGGGACCTGATTGCGCAGTCCGGCATGGAAGGCGGCGTGCGCGAGCAGTTCGAGATCATCGAGGAGCTGGCGGCATCCCTCACCTGA
- a CDS encoding FAD-binding oxidoreductase yields MSSLWRVADVVSADPETDSSRTIGLRVDGLNGNLAGQHIDIRLTADDGYTAVRSYSVATAGMDEILEITVDELANGEVSPYLVRDLMVGDRLEIRGPVGGWFVWRPTNPNPVQLIAGGSGIVPLMAMIRAHEASENPSQFRLLYSLKSPESGFYREELLTLSRESRRLVVDYVYTRKVPEGWPSAPKRLSAETLLANILPVHDSPDIFICGQTMFVETITEWLVQAGYPAASIKTERFGGTGGIR; encoded by the coding sequence ATGAGTAGCCTGTGGCGGGTCGCCGACGTCGTCAGCGCCGATCCCGAAACGGATTCGTCCAGGACCATCGGGCTGCGCGTGGACGGCCTGAACGGCAACCTTGCCGGCCAGCACATCGATATTCGACTCACGGCCGACGACGGCTACACGGCAGTACGGTCCTACTCCGTGGCCACAGCCGGCATGGACGAAATATTGGAGATCACGGTCGATGAACTGGCCAACGGAGAGGTCTCCCCCTATCTGGTCAGAGACCTGATGGTCGGAGACCGGTTGGAGATCCGGGGTCCCGTCGGCGGCTGGTTCGTCTGGCGTCCGACTAACCCGAACCCGGTTCAGCTGATCGCCGGAGGATCCGGCATCGTCCCGCTGATGGCAATGATCCGCGCCCACGAGGCGTCCGAGAATCCTTCTCAGTTCCGGCTGCTGTATTCGCTTAAGTCGCCGGAGTCGGGGTTCTATCGGGAGGAGCTGCTCACCTTGAGCCGGGAATCCCGCAGGCTCGTGGTCGACTATGTCTACACACGCAAAGTGCCGGAGGGCTGGCCCAGCGCCCCGAAGCGACTCTCCGCCGAAACGCTGCTGGCAAACATCCTGCCGGTGCACGATTCTCCGGACATCTTCATCTGTGGTCAGACGATGTTTGTCGAAACAATCACAGAGTGGCTGGTGCAGGCGGGCTATCCGGCCGCCTCGATCAAAACCGAACGCTTCGGCGGAACGGGAGGAATCCGGTGA
- a CDS encoding sulfite oxidase-like oxidoreductase, with the protein MGIISSGFHGKRRTGNPALPQGQYETESFPVLTAGPAPYIARADWEFFITTETGQRRAWSWDEFMALPQVDIRTDIHCVTSWSKLGTSWRGVSLDALFEDVETTSEFTTAHSYGGYTTNVPLQDLLDGQAWVAWEFDGEPLERAHGGPARLLVPHLYFWKSAKWVNGIELTPHDVPGFWESNGYHIYGDPWREERYS; encoded by the coding sequence TTGGGAATCATCTCGTCTGGTTTTCATGGAAAACGGCGCACCGGAAATCCAGCGTTACCACAGGGTCAATACGAGACGGAAAGCTTTCCCGTACTGACGGCGGGTCCTGCACCGTACATCGCTCGGGCGGACTGGGAATTCTTCATTACAACCGAGACGGGGCAGCGTCGCGCCTGGTCCTGGGACGAGTTCATGGCTCTGCCTCAGGTGGATATCCGGACCGACATTCACTGTGTGACCAGCTGGTCCAAGCTGGGCACCTCGTGGCGCGGGGTGTCCCTGGACGCCCTGTTCGAGGACGTGGAAACAACGTCCGAGTTCACCACCGCCCACTCCTACGGCGGCTATACGACCAACGTGCCGCTGCAGGACCTGCTGGACGGCCAGGCGTGGGTGGCCTGGGAATTCGACGGTGAGCCGCTGGAACGCGCCCACGGCGGACCGGCCCGCCTGCTGGTACCCCATCTGTACTTCTGGAAGAGCGCGAAATGGGTCAATGGCATCGAGCTGACGCCGCACGATGTTCCGGGTTTCTGGGAATCCAACGGCTACCACATCTACGGCGACCCCTGGCGCGAGGAGCGTTACTCATGA
- a CDS encoding DUF6510 family protein has translation MTANNGSASPGAEDPRFEDRDIAGTTDNPIPHLDGNAAAGPLWELFRIDIIAAIGRCKNCGAVRVFGEAAVYSDAPGIVVRCSSCGGVLLRLVETPTKFWLDVSGLSYLQIDREG, from the coding sequence GTGACTGCCAACAACGGCTCCGCTTCGCCTGGCGCTGAGGATCCGCGTTTCGAGGACCGGGACATCGCCGGAACCACGGACAATCCCATACCTCATCTTGACGGGAACGCGGCGGCAGGACCGCTGTGGGAACTGTTCCGCATTGACATCATCGCAGCGATCGGTCGATGCAAGAACTGTGGCGCCGTCAGGGTCTTCGGGGAAGCCGCAGTGTATTCCGACGCCCCGGGAATCGTTGTACGCTGCAGTTCCTGTGGGGGTGTGCTCCTGCGTCTTGTCGAGACTCCCACCAAATTTTGGCTCGACGTCAGCGGACTCAGCTACCTGCAGATCGACCGGGAGGGCTAG
- a CDS encoding LacI family DNA-binding transcriptional regulator, with protein sequence MNRKATALDVAKLAGVSRSAVSLVLNGRGDGNVAKESQVRIREAAATLNYTPNAIAVSLRNRRSRIIGIVSDQVVTSPFDGNIIAGADAVARSQGFVTVVMDTELDETRDESAVATLLDRQVDGLMYVTVGLRPLHVPLNMLRVPSVLANCFDDRPEAGVPAVIPDEVRGGREAATHLLELGHRDIAFLAGDGVTPAAPRRIQGHRDAFEAAGLPVRPGRILEAGWDIDAGFHGAMKLLDGVAAPDRPTAIVCANDRLAIGVVLAANRLGLAVPQDVSVMGYDDEFRIASTMVPALTTMALPLREMGAAAMTGLLRELSKEPEDNEDYDDGGAPAEHGRPGQTLVPCRLVVRESTGPVPAGQNPPRRTR encoded by the coding sequence ATGAACCGCAAAGCCACAGCGCTCGACGTCGCCAAGCTCGCCGGAGTTTCCCGCAGCGCGGTGTCGCTGGTCCTGAACGGCCGCGGCGACGGGAATGTGGCCAAGGAGAGCCAGGTCCGGATCCGTGAAGCGGCGGCCACGCTGAACTACACGCCCAACGCCATTGCCGTGAGCCTGCGGAACCGCCGGTCGCGGATCATCGGGATCGTCTCGGACCAGGTGGTCACCAGCCCGTTCGACGGCAACATCATCGCCGGCGCGGACGCCGTGGCCAGGTCCCAGGGTTTTGTCACCGTGGTGATGGATACGGAACTGGACGAGACCCGTGACGAGAGTGCCGTGGCCACCCTGCTGGACCGCCAGGTGGACGGGCTGATGTATGTCACCGTGGGCCTGCGCCCCCTGCACGTCCCGCTCAACATGCTGCGCGTGCCGTCGGTGCTGGCCAACTGCTTCGATGACCGTCCCGAGGCAGGCGTTCCGGCCGTCATTCCGGATGAGGTCCGCGGCGGCCGGGAGGCGGCAACGCACCTGCTGGAGCTTGGCCACCGGGACATCGCGTTCCTCGCCGGTGACGGCGTCACACCCGCCGCGCCGCGCCGGATCCAGGGCCATCGGGATGCCTTTGAGGCCGCCGGGTTGCCGGTGCGGCCGGGCCGGATCCTCGAAGCTGGCTGGGACATCGATGCCGGGTTCCATGGCGCCATGAAGCTCCTGGACGGCGTGGCTGCGCCGGACCGGCCCACCGCGATCGTGTGCGCGAACGACCGCCTGGCCATCGGCGTGGTGCTCGCGGCCAACCGGCTGGGCCTGGCTGTGCCTCAGGATGTCTCCGTCATGGGGTACGACGACGAATTCCGCATCGCCTCCACCATGGTCCCCGCGCTCACCACCATGGCCCTCCCTCTGCGGGAGATGGGCGCCGCCGCCATGACCGGGCTCCTCCGGGAACTGTCGAAGGAGCCGGAGGATAACGAGGATTACGACGACGGCGGCGCCCCCGCCGAGCACGGCCGTCCCGGCCAGACGCTGGTCCCGTGCCGGCTCGTGGTGCGCGAGTCAACCGGCCCGGTCCCCGCCGGCCAGAACCCTCCAAGGCGTACGCGCTAG
- a CDS encoding carbohydrate ABC transporter permease, which translates to MSTTIPRRERPKQPAKAAKPGTPATSQTAYGRHSQRWLAWIFLAPTILGMGLFTLVPIAASVVLAFFRWDIISAPTFVGFDNFAEVVQDPTVRVSFLNTIAFVIVAVALQLGLALALAVMVQEKMPAWLRTFFRSAFFFPLILSAASVSIFMRYLFNEQFGVVNWFLSLAGIPAVPWLTTPGGSAAVVILVYVWQNFGFSFLLFIGGLASIPVETYEAAALDGATGWRKHVYVTLPLLSPTTLLASVMAIISALQVFDQTYVLTRGGPGDSTRTAVMVIFESAFQRLEFGEASAIGVILTLIIMAITAAQFRLSKRFVFYQ; encoded by the coding sequence ATGAGCACCACCATCCCTCGCCGGGAGCGGCCGAAGCAGCCCGCCAAGGCCGCCAAGCCCGGAACACCCGCCACTTCCCAGACCGCGTACGGCCGGCACAGCCAGCGCTGGCTTGCCTGGATCTTCCTGGCCCCCACCATCCTGGGCATGGGCCTGTTCACCCTGGTGCCCATCGCGGCGAGTGTGGTCCTGGCGTTCTTCCGCTGGGACATCATCTCCGCCCCGACATTCGTGGGCTTCGACAACTTCGCCGAAGTGGTCCAGGACCCCACGGTCCGGGTGTCCTTCCTGAACACCATTGCGTTTGTGATTGTGGCGGTGGCCCTCCAGCTCGGCCTGGCCCTGGCGCTCGCCGTGATGGTGCAGGAGAAGATGCCGGCCTGGCTGCGGACCTTCTTCCGCTCAGCGTTCTTCTTCCCGCTGATCCTCTCCGCCGCCTCGGTGTCCATCTTTATGCGGTACCTCTTCAACGAGCAGTTCGGCGTGGTCAACTGGTTCCTCTCCCTCGCTGGCATCCCCGCGGTGCCGTGGCTGACCACCCCCGGCGGGTCCGCCGCCGTCGTCATCCTGGTTTATGTGTGGCAGAACTTCGGGTTCTCCTTCCTGCTGTTCATCGGCGGGCTGGCGTCGATCCCCGTGGAAACCTACGAGGCCGCCGCGCTGGACGGCGCCACCGGCTGGCGCAAACACGTCTACGTCACCCTGCCGCTGCTCAGCCCTACCACCCTGCTGGCGTCCGTGATGGCCATCATCAGCGCCCTCCAGGTGTTCGACCAGACGTACGTCCTGACCCGCGGCGGGCCCGGGGACTCCACCCGCACCGCCGTGATGGTGATCTTCGAATCCGCGTTCCAGCGCCTGGAATTCGGCGAGGCATCGGCCATCGGCGTGATCCTGACCCTGATCATCATGGCCATCACCGCCGCGCAGTTCCGGCTCAGCAAACGATTCGTCTTCTACCAGTAA
- a CDS encoding helix-turn-helix transcriptional regulator: protein MARAATTADTFNAVAEPRRREILDALTQGERPVNELVTLLGLAQPHVSRHLRVLREVGAVVVRDEGRQRLYRLNPQALKPIHDWVASYQHLWEERFDLLEDVLEDLKEEH from the coding sequence ATGGCACGGGCAGCAACAACGGCAGATACGTTCAACGCGGTGGCTGAGCCCCGCCGTCGGGAAATCCTGGACGCCCTCACTCAAGGCGAGCGCCCGGTCAACGAGCTGGTGACCCTTTTGGGCCTGGCGCAGCCGCACGTGTCACGGCACTTGCGGGTGCTGCGCGAGGTGGGCGCCGTCGTCGTGCGTGACGAAGGCCGGCAGCGGCTCTACCGGCTCAATCCGCAAGCCCTCAAGCCCATCCACGACTGGGTGGCCAGCTACCAGCACCTCTGGGAGGAGCGCTTCGATCTTCTCGAGGACGTGCTGGAGGATCTCAAAGAAGAGCACTGA
- a CDS encoding glycoside hydrolase family 32 protein, with the protein MSSPDLAAADFASLAAAHPDPAFPHFHPRPAQGWINDPNGVSHLNGRYHVFFQYNPASARHHKIAWGHLSSADLVRWEEHPVALRPQDGGPDEYGCWTGVVTDDGGVPTAAYSGVRGDGGHSQVVISRGSADLVSWTQDGHVAASMPADPMVTAVRDPFIFRFNGKRYAMQGAGLASGHAALLLYTVEDLADWKYQGIWLTSENPVAAARTPAEIWECPQLVRVPSVSSAESGPGSGGDASSGDAWVMMFSLWLSGDGHEHANGVGHLIGSLAEDPATGLPVFSPETGGKSDLGRDFYAPQIVQLQDGAGAGGAGAGAPAAPVSSSALAALAEPKALLWGWANEGPGRDGRRGRSQEQIDAAGWAGVLTHPRLLSVVDGALAVAPAPEVDAYRGAQLAAQAAGSVELPAYAEAVVTARSGGPAALAADAVVELSLVADGSTEAEQVVFSGTLAAGEELRVFVDASLVEVYRSGSVATTLRAYPAPGERWVLRLPEGAAADVWQLAQPR; encoded by the coding sequence ATGTCATCCCCGGACCTCGCCGCCGCCGACTTCGCGAGCCTGGCCGCCGCGCACCCCGACCCCGCGTTCCCGCACTTCCACCCCCGTCCTGCCCAGGGCTGGATCAACGACCCCAACGGCGTCAGCCACCTCAACGGCCGGTACCACGTCTTCTTCCAGTACAACCCCGCGTCTGCCCGGCACCACAAGATCGCGTGGGGCCACCTCAGCTCCGCGGACCTCGTCCGCTGGGAGGAACACCCTGTGGCGCTGCGTCCGCAGGACGGCGGGCCGGACGAGTACGGCTGCTGGACCGGTGTGGTGACGGACGACGGCGGCGTCCCCACCGCCGCGTACTCCGGCGTCCGCGGCGACGGCGGCCACTCCCAGGTGGTCATCTCCCGCGGTTCGGCGGACCTCGTTTCCTGGACCCAGGATGGCCACGTCGCGGCATCCATGCCGGCCGACCCCATGGTCACCGCGGTCCGCGACCCCTTTATCTTCCGCTTCAACGGCAAGCGCTACGCCATGCAGGGCGCGGGTCTGGCCTCCGGCCACGCGGCGCTCCTGCTCTACACGGTGGAGGACCTGGCTGACTGGAAGTACCAGGGCATCTGGCTCACGTCCGAGAACCCGGTCGCTGCTGCCCGGACGCCGGCCGAGATCTGGGAGTGCCCGCAGCTGGTGCGGGTGCCGTCCGTTTCCTCCGCTGAATCCGGGCCCGGGTCCGGCGGCGACGCTTCGTCCGGCGACGCGTGGGTCATGATGTTTTCGCTGTGGCTTTCCGGCGATGGCCACGAGCATGCCAACGGGGTAGGCCACCTTATCGGCTCCCTGGCCGAGGACCCCGCCACCGGGCTGCCGGTGTTCTCCCCGGAGACCGGCGGAAAGTCCGACCTGGGCCGCGACTTCTACGCGCCGCAGATCGTGCAGCTGCAGGACGGTGCGGGTGCCGGTGGTGCCGGCGCCGGTGCTCCTGCTGCTCCTGTTTCTTCTTCTGCTCTTGCTGCCCTCGCGGAGCCCAAGGCCCTGCTGTGGGGCTGGGCCAATGAAGGTCCGGGCCGGGACGGCCGCCGGGGCCGCAGCCAGGAACAGATCGACGCCGCAGGCTGGGCCGGAGTGCTCACCCACCCGCGCCTGCTGTCCGTGGTGGACGGTGCCCTGGCCGTGGCACCGGCGCCGGAGGTGGATGCCTACCGTGGCGCGCAGCTGGCTGCACAGGCTGCCGGGAGCGTTGAGCTGCCGGCGTATGCCGAGGCTGTGGTGACCGCCCGCTCCGGTGGGCCGGCGGCGCTGGCCGCGGACGCCGTCGTCGAGCTTTCCCTGGTGGCCGATGGCTCAACCGAGGCTGAGCAAGTGGTGTTCAGCGGGACTCTGGCGGCGGGGGAGGAGCTGCGGGTGTTTGTGGACGCGTCGCTGGTGGAGGTGTACCGGAGCGGTTCGGTGGCCACCACGCTGCGCGCCTATCCGGCGCCCGGCGAGCGGTGGGTGCTGCGGCTTCCCGAGGGCGCGGCCGCGGACGTCTGGCAGCTGGCGCAGCCCCGGTAG
- a CDS encoding MFS transporter: MSAPAQVVNARASTVPLYAAGFVTAFGAHSIAAGMGAQSENIGLTLLNLGILLALYDVSEVFLKPVFGALSDRIGTKPVIVGGLLAFAVLSLIGLWAADPLMLGLARLGQGAAASAFSPASSAMVARLAGGKKAGTYFGRYGSWKSLGYVIGPLLGAGLILAGGFALLFGALSVLAAATAVWVLVSVPHLAPLPRQRYTVLDLARQVTERRFLVPTLVLAASTGALGAAIGFIPALATRHGLGPVAGTAAVSVLAITSVLTQPWIGRLRDAHRISDNKGTTAGLLLTAAGVALIAVTPGPVTLFIAAAAIGAGVGLATPLGFAHLADTTPPERMGRTMGSAELGRELGDAGGPLLVGGIATLTALPFGLGALALLVAAASLPRLPEAHLTRVR, translated from the coding sequence GTGAGCGCCCCGGCACAGGTGGTCAACGCCCGGGCGTCCACCGTCCCCCTGTACGCGGCCGGCTTCGTCACCGCGTTCGGCGCCCACAGCATCGCCGCCGGCATGGGCGCGCAGAGCGAGAACATCGGCCTGACGCTGCTCAACCTGGGCATCCTGCTGGCCCTCTATGACGTTTCCGAAGTCTTCCTCAAGCCGGTCTTCGGCGCCCTGAGCGACCGGATCGGAACCAAGCCCGTCATCGTCGGCGGCCTCCTGGCCTTCGCGGTGCTGTCGCTGATCGGCCTCTGGGCGGCGGATCCGCTGATGCTTGGACTCGCGCGGCTGGGGCAGGGCGCGGCGGCTTCGGCGTTCTCGCCGGCGTCGTCCGCGATGGTTGCGCGTTTGGCGGGCGGCAAGAAGGCCGGGACCTACTTCGGCCGGTACGGTTCGTGGAAGAGCCTGGGGTACGTCATCGGTCCGCTGCTGGGGGCGGGCCTGATCCTGGCGGGCGGGTTTGCCCTGCTGTTCGGGGCCCTCTCGGTGCTGGCGGCGGCCACCGCCGTGTGGGTGCTGGTGTCCGTTCCGCACCTGGCCCCGCTCCCCCGGCAGCGTTACACCGTGCTCGATCTCGCCCGCCAGGTCACCGAGCGGCGCTTCCTGGTTCCCACGCTGGTGCTGGCGGCCTCCACCGGGGCGCTCGGCGCGGCGATCGGATTCATTCCCGCCCTGGCCACCCGGCACGGCCTTGGCCCGGTTGCCGGCACAGCCGCGGTCAGCGTCCTGGCAATCACGTCGGTGCTGACCCAGCCCTGGATCGGCAGGCTGCGGGACGCGCACCGCATCAGCGATAACAAGGGTACGACGGCGGGACTCCTCCTCACCGCCGCGGGCGTCGCACTCATCGCCGTCACCCCGGGTCCGGTCACGCTGTTCATTGCGGCGGCGGCCATTGGCGCGGGCGTCGGCCTGGCCACGCCGCTGGGCTTCGCGCATCTCGCCGACACCACGCCGCCGGAGCGGATGGGCCGGACCATGGGTTCGGCGGAACTCGGCCGGGAACTCGGCGACGCCGGCGGGCCGCTGCTGGTGGGCGGCATCGCCACCCTCACAGCCCTGCCGTTTGGCCTCGGAGCCCTGGCGCTGCTGGTCGCTGCGGCCAGCCTGCCGCGCCTGCCGGAAGCGCACCTCACACGCGTTAGGTAG
- a CDS encoding carbohydrate ABC transporter permease, with product MTTTTERVSTRTPAVPARSRRKPNWNLVLRIVLLMIAAVLTLGPVMWTLSTSLRSPSESFKLPPSFFPWNPDFTSYAQVFRQVDIVLLVLNSALVTGLIAVGQMVTAAMAGYAFANLKFRGRGALFSIVLATMMVPLQVTIVPVFMLIRGMGLSDTLLALILPAIPTAFGTFLMRQYFMGLPTDLAEAASIDGASPWRTFRSVYAPLAIPGMAIVGILAFNFHWNEFFRPLIMTISEQNFTLPLGLVSLQGNLGTGSISVVLAGVVLSMIPALVVFIFGQRVLQDGLTAGSGK from the coding sequence ATGACTACCACTACAGAGCGTGTCTCCACCCGCACCCCTGCCGTGCCTGCCCGGTCCCGGCGGAAGCCGAACTGGAACCTGGTCCTCCGCATTGTCCTGCTGATGATCGCGGCCGTCCTGACCCTGGGCCCGGTGATGTGGACCCTGTCCACCTCGCTGCGGTCGCCGTCGGAATCGTTCAAGCTGCCGCCGTCGTTCTTCCCCTGGAACCCGGACTTCACGTCCTACGCGCAGGTCTTCCGGCAGGTGGACATCGTCCTCCTGGTGCTGAACAGCGCCCTGGTCACCGGGCTCATCGCCGTCGGACAGATGGTCACCGCCGCGATGGCCGGCTACGCCTTCGCCAACCTGAAGTTCCGCGGCCGCGGCGCCCTGTTCTCCATCGTGCTGGCCACCATGATGGTGCCGTTGCAGGTGACCATCGTGCCCGTGTTTATGCTGATCCGCGGTATGGGGCTTTCGGACACGCTGCTGGCGCTGATCCTGCCGGCCATCCCGACGGCGTTCGGCACCTTCCTGATGCGGCAGTACTTCATGGGGCTGCCCACCGACCTCGCGGAAGCGGCGTCGATCGACGGCGCCTCACCCTGGCGGACCTTCCGCTCGGTCTACGCCCCGCTGGCCATTCCGGGGATGGCGATCGTGGGCATCCTCGCCTTCAATTTCCACTGGAACGAGTTTTTCCGGCCGCTCATCATGACCATCTCGGAACAGAACTTCACCCTGCCGCTGGGCCTCGTCTCCCTGCAGGGCAACCTGGGCACCGGCAGCATCTCCGTGGTGCTGGCCGGCGTGGTCCTGTCCATGATCCCTGCCCTGGTGGTCTTCATCTTCGGCCAGCGCGTGCTGCAGGACGGCCTCACCGCCGGCAGCGGCAAATAG